aaaaacaaggctATTCCAAAGTGTATGAATGCATGATGCTGTGACTTGATATGGATAGGTTTGACCTCCCATATCTTTCTTCttattcctctcctcttcaGAGTCTGGGTTCTGTGCATCGTAGCCGTCAGTATCTGTTGGATCCCAGTAGTGCAGGCGGCTCAGAGCGGTCAGCTGTTTGATTACATCCAGTCCATCTCCAGCTACCTGGCTCCACCCATCGCCTCGGTCTTCGTCCTGGCTGTGTTTGTGAAGAGGGTCAACGAAAAGGTGAGATGACACACACATCATGGAAAcatgttattatattaaacaCCTGGTGGAATCACACCAATAACATACCATCTGTCTCCTTCAGGGTGCATTCTGGGGTCTGATAGGCGGCCTGGTGATGGGTCTGTGTCGGATGTTGCCTGAGTTCTGGTTCGGTACTGGCAGCTGTATATTCCCCTCTGACTGCCCTTTCCTGGTGTGTGGGATCCATTACCTCCACTTTGCAATCATACTCTTCTTCTGTACGTCGGTGCTGGTGCTGATGGTCAGCTACTGCAGCCAGCCCATAGACGACCAACATGTAAGTGACTGAACTCACAGATTCACTAAGGCCCCAGATACTTCTGTAACAGGTACACAAAATATCAGTCTGATCAAGTTCCAAGACAAAATCTTATTCCTTAAAGGACCGGGGGCCTGTTGCATAAATATAGACCTAGTCTTTGtcttaaatataactttaagTGAGACTTGCTATAGACACTTAAATGTacctgttgcataaagcttccTGATGAGTGACTAATGTAAGAGTGACTTAGATAGCCTGTCacgcaatgcattatgggtgaaataagacacttcacacttcgctaaaagtaatggataaacagttgaaatagtttataaatgtacaaatggtgtctgtttctgtgtcTTATGAATTTGTTTTCCTCTCAGCTCCATCGTCTGGTGTTCAGCTTGCGTCACTCccaagaggagagggaggatttGGACTGGGAGCAAGAGAAGAAAGGGAGAGAAGCCCGGAGAGAGgccgaggagaggaggagggagaacagtGATGCAGGTAAGGAAAGAAAGAGGACgtcacaaagacaaagacaaatggAAGAGAAAGTGCTGactcctctgtcttcctctcagtggttgaagaggaagaaaagtcTTGTATCTGTCGCCTGGTTGGTCGGTTCTGTGGCAGCGGGGAAGGCAGCGGCTCCCAGGCCAACGAGCAAGACACACCTGAGGCATCAGAGAAGCTGCCTGACATCAGCGAGGACCCGGTATGGAAGTACACTGTGGATACGAACGCTCTCATTATGATGGCTgtagcagtgtttctgtggggttACTATGCTTAGCAGTTCTATAAGTCACTCTTCAGAGGTTAAATACAAGCGACGCCACCTAATGGCAATTATTTGTCACTACACTGCGAATCAGTCACAATtataaaaaagtttaaaatagGAAAGTCTACTACCAACAGTCTCACTGCTCCGTAGAGCACAGTGGGATGTGATCCTTCACTCCAGTTTTAAAGAGTGTGTGTAATGCGGTTTAAAAGTGTTTCATCAGGTTAGAAGGCCATTACTGTATACTGTTACACGTTGATTCAATCTGCAACGGCTTCCTGCACTGGAATAAAAGGTGCGAGAACAAAAAGCCAGGTAAAATGTAAACTCAATAAAGTCTCAAGTAGCCTGAAGATGTTTTCAAAGTGACTCCTTCTAAAACTTTGGCTCAAGAAATCAATAAAGCGGATGAAATGGAGTTATAAAACTCACCTACACATCATATAAGAGAGCAATTAATACTCAGGAGTTCATATTGTTGGCTGATGTGCACGTCTAGTTCTCCTGAGTCAATGCGGACtatgatttatatttaattgtgcATTTAAgggaagacactacaggtgaatagggtaaaaactTTAACTAATATACActatatcaccatgaaacttccccagttgattacttacataaAGACAATTATTTGaagtattacaagttttctgaaaatgtatgtttacatATTAAATGTGTTAATATGCATAAAATCCCAGAACAGCAATATAAACATTTGAgtcaggttcaaaattcttgtttcattttgttggcATATATTAGTCAAAGGTTTTACAAAGGGgattttgaatatttctttttatcacTTCATAAAAAGTAgatttttgccatgtttttaggaataaaattaatttgcaaaaaaaataaagttgcaATAAAACCGCATATCgcactgttgagccaatcattatcaccgcaggggaaattccttcaccgagacagccctactaaatgcatttatttgatcTCATTTATAACGTATTTAACGTgtgtatgttttcaataacatgcataaaactaagttgtgatttatcaaacataTATCTCTTCAAAAaggctggtttacctattcaacaTAATATAAGGTGATGTTCATTTACACACAAATTCACTCTTCTCATgatttttattacacggctttgttgaatactcaattctgattggtcaatcacagcatttTACAGTcggttatttctttatagcagactgttgctatgtataacagaccgttgctatgggtgctgttttgatgttggactctggcggattggttttgtgtcaaattattgatttcttaagtaagtagccgtgtaataagcgggataatgtacagctagcgggtcattgttgtaaaataaaccccaacaatgaccacaacaacaatgaccagctcactatacattatctcttacataTTTAAGGCCTATTGGGAATTGGGTTGCActgatttgtcatttttaaaagtgGGGCCCCAGAAAAAACGTTAAGGAAGCACTGACCTATCAGACACCACACGAACCAGGTAGCGATTCAGATTTCCAGTTTTAATCATcacttctgtttttatttaagcaGATATTTCCCATTAGCATTGTACATGTCTGGAACCTACAGAGTTCTCCCATGAATACCCAACCATCTTCCCACCTCCATGCAGAGTTTCAGCATCATTCATCACATcaatgtccagtctgtcagcTTGCAGGGGTTGAAGGGGGAGTTCAACAGCGAGGGAGAGagcgggggaggaggagagagagagagaaagagggttTTTCCAAGAATGAAGAGTCAGCCGTCACCAGGCACTGTTCATCTTACACTCCCACACTAAGAGTCATGGGTGGATCCAGTGGAGCTGGATGGAGTCCATCTAAAATGTAGCCGCCTACAGGGTCCTGTGCAACTCCCAATACTCTTGATCATCTGTGAGGTATCTGACGCCTCAATCTCCTGCAGGGTGGGTGGTAAGAGGTAAGGGGGTTTTAAGGCTGGAAGCTGGTGTAGAGAGTTTCTGCGGTCTGTGGTAGTTTGTTTCACCCGCTTCGAAGCATGAATGACGGCTTTGGCAAAACGCTGCCCTCTGCCGAATCGGAGgacggaggaggggggggaggaaaGGAAGAGAGCTGGGAGGGTtaaaacaaagattttaaaaatacatcttTGCAGGTGGAGTAGGGCAACAGACTGATACAGGGAGAACACAGTCCTCAAGAATAAAAGCAAAATACAACAGCAAACATTCTCTTACACACACcccaataaaacaaaaaaacaaagcaagtCAATCAAACCATACAAAGTGACATCAGGCCTTTCCAAAGTGACATCAAGTTTCTCTTTTTAATCCCGTTCTGGTCTTAAATCAATAAAGTCCATCTCCCATAATTCTCTGTAAACCAGAAAGTACTCCTCTTTATGGCTGGTCAGCAAGGTTAGGGTCCACTCTGAAACAATGACGCAGACAGGTCTCTTAGTATGGAGAGACCGTGCCCGTCATTAACCAATGATATGGCTATTTCAGAACGTCAGTGACACAGGCAATGATTTCAGCAGCATTATCAGGGGACTAATCAACATAGTACAACGTTACAGCACATTCAGAGAGATAGAAACGCATGGCGCCGGACAGGTACAAATGGCATCTTGTACAACGGAAAATCAAGTTTGCTTTATACAATCACATTTCTATAGCGACGCTggacattccaccactgaaaaaACATCTCAGCTCATTCCTTGAAGCACCATTGTACAGCTATAATATGGAGGTTTGTGATACAACACAGAACAAGTATTGGGAACAGTAAGCAGGCTCTAGGGCAATACATTTCTATGCGTCACTTTATGAATGCTAATCTCAATCAAATACACTGCAAAAGTTTTCACATGAATTACCTAACAGCCGTGTGTGGAGTTAGACAGAAACCCGAATGAGTACGAGGCAGAAAGAGGgctgactgacagcagcaggagggGACCCCAACCCTGGTATGCAAACTTTTATATAGGTGCCACTCTGGAGCACAGtggggaggagaaagagagggattcTGGAGGGCTTGGAAAACAAAAAGGCAAGGAGAGTGACACACCTCTCTTCCTTCTTTACCTCTCAACTTCCCTCCACTGAGGGTACGAGAAAGGAGTGCtggagcaaagaaaaacaaacagtccTGGAGTGCTGATTCCTCCTTGGCCCcattcagacctggtattaacatgcgtcctcagtgatcggagcacaagtggacagctctaagtacaagTGTGAATAATGCACTCAAGAGGCATTGAGATCTGATCTTTCAGACCGCATACAGAGGTGGTCTGGACCACATATGAATACACTCTTGTGGCGAGCGCTTGTCTGCCtggcagcatggaaacggcttctgtgctctactgtattctgtcggtacaactgtattttattaaaatatatcttatctacaGACCATCAGACTTGGCATGTGAAGTGCATTGTTATCATACTGTCTGAGATGTGTTGATAtttttgttccggtgctttGCACAGAGCTGACACCTGCCCGTCCACCCGCTCTCATCcctggctctctgaagctctgaacACCGTTGTTGTCATTCAAAGGCAGCGGTGCCGGCAGCGGGGAAATCCCCGGGGACCGCCagtacaataaccttatattttcatgttaataaaatgtacccgaatttACGAACATGTAGGATATTAccactgacattcctgtaatattacgtcacaacgtctgctgtattagccgtgtgtttatacgtgtttatttgcatatagagtggGGAAGTGAGATTGGGTCACAAGTTGTCAccggagacgcattctaatgtgAACAAACGTActcagagctgtccacttgtgtttggatcactcaggacgcatgttactgccaggtctgaacagggtccTTGTGTTCGTCCTCTGAACAGAGACGAGAGGGAGCAAGAAGGAGGTGAGCAGGAGGAGATGAGTGTGTGAGGTGTACTCTTCCCTCTCTACCTGGCCtcctccctcctgtcctccctctTGGCGCGAATGGGCTGCGAGCCATCAGCAGGCTGCTGGACCCAGTTGTTATCGTGAAGCCCAACGCGGCAGCCCGGCGTGTCCTTGTCTGTACGCCGGCAGCACATCCAGTAGGAGCGTCCATAAGGCAGGTCGTGGTGGTAAGGTTTGGGGTGCCAACGGCACAGGGAAACGTCCCCGCGCTCGTATTGCCGCTTACACTGCTTGCAGGGGTCGTCCCTGTAGAGAGGGTCTTGATTCCAGCGTGAATCTACAGCCCGCACCCCGTAAGTCTCAATCAACACCTTAAAGTAGTGGCAGGTGCATTTGAGGGCCGCCAGCGAGCGCGTCGGCAAGTAGCTGAAGATGTTGACCATGATGTGGtcgggcagcagcagcatgtacTGGCGCGGCTCGAGGAGGCGCTGGATCTGAAAGCGGATCTCCAGGAAGTCGTGGGACACGTGGCGGTAGAGGCGGCACAGCGAAGGGTCGGAGCAGTCCTCCCCAACGCTGGGAGAGTCTGGTCGAGTTGCCCGCTCCCCTGAGCCCACCGCCACCCCTGCCCCAGGGCCGTTGTTGTTGGCACAGTCCAAAGAGCAAATTCCTGACCCGCTGCCAATGCCCGTTCCTTTTACATCCTCCTCTGGGCCCCGGGGGGGCTGGAGGAAGAAGAGTTGTCCAGGAGGGGGGTCATCTGATGAAGGGTCACTGGAGCTGCCTACACCCCCGCTACCTCCCCCCCCACTGGGCATAGCGAAGcacaccgtctcctcctgcacATTCTCTGTACTGTCCTTGCCAAAAAATACACATTGATCCACAGCACCtgtcaccaccacctccacatgGAAGCCAGTCACTCGTTCCCTCCCCACagccttcttctcctcctgggTCGGGTCGGGGCTGCCACAGGTCGGCCTGTCCGGGTGATGGAGGTCTCCATCTGGTTTGGGGGCAGCATTTGTGGCGGCAAGCAGCAGACTACTGGGGTCTCTGGACGAGGGGCTGACTAGCTGGTAGAGGTCGCAGGTGATTTTCTCTTTGGCCCTGGCCGCTGCCTGGTTACCCCCGCCGCCACAGCTCATAAACATACAGCGGGATCTGCCAGCTGGCTCCAGCTGAGACCGTGGATCCAGATTTGATACTCGGAAAGCTATTCTAACCTCACCATGACTGTGGCTGGGGGGCGGAGGAGGCGTTACAATGCCGGACTCCCCTCCTTTCCTTCGCTCTTTTTCTCGGTCGCGATTAGAAGGAGAGTCTGTTCCAGGACCAGCGCCCAGATTGAACTGATTCTCCTGGTTCTGGGACTCAAAGTGCGCTATGGCCTGGGCCACCCTCAgtgactcctgctgctcctccagctcctggtCTGTCTGGATGGGAGACGACGACAGCTCCTGGGCCTCTTTGGAGGGCTGGCCATTTGAACTGTCTGACACAAATACGATAGGAGTGGGGTCCGACACCGTGCCCCGGAGTAGAGTGTGCTGGTGCGGGGTAAGGCCCTCACTGTGAGTGGTGTTTGGGGACTCATCTTGATGTTGATTCCCATGAACAGCCACGATCCCCTGGAGGGCCATGGCAGTCCTCTGCTCAACCAAAGCGACCATCTCTGCCACAGACAGCAGGTCCGTCTCGTTCACTCCTCCTAGAGGAGGCTCATCAGAGCTAGGAGGTGCAAGCGAGGAGTCATGGCTGAGGTTTGGCTCTGAGGCTTGGGAGCGTGTCGGAGGGTCATAGGATGAGCATCGTCTTCGTCTTTTGGCTTTACTGCAGTCAGTTGCCCAGTTACCTTTAAcctgaggagaagaagaataattaatatatttttttaaataactaaggctgttaatcgattaaaatatttaatcgtgattaaatcgcatgattgtccatagttaaatcATGATTcatagcacattttttatctgttaaaaatgtacccttaaggcagatttgtcaagtatttaatactcttatcaacatggaagtgggcaaatatgctgctttatacaaatgtatgaatatctttattattggaaatcaataaccaacacaaaacaatgacaaacagcagattttgttttgttctttaccTTCATGGCGCTGGGTCTGGGCTGGCCTGCTCCACTGAACTGGTGTGCAACAAAGAAGGCGATCTTCTCCTTGGTGTTGCCTGGCTTAATGACATACCAGGTGTCTAACAGCACGCGGCCATCTTCCATCTGGGACCCGGCAGAGGGCGGAGAGGGAGGGGCTGAAGAGGGCGGAGGGGCCTGGCTCGGTGTCAGGGAGCTGGGGACGAGCTCAGGTTCTGGTGGAGTGTTCTCTGAACCcgcatcctcctcttctccggTCTCCTCCTGCACGCCCACTATCATCCCTCCATCTTCGCTTCCATCCACGGTCCTTCTGGCACCTGGAGAGGGCTCAGCTTTGCAGAGGGAGGGGGACCCTGCCCCGCCACCGCCTCCGCCTCCACCACTGCCCCCCGAGCCTGGGCTCCTGGCTTTGTTCTGTGAGTAGGTGCCAAAGGGGCGGGGGCACCACAGGCGGATGTGGGAGAAGGTGTCTCGATCCATCAGGATGCGGACCACCGGGGCATATCGGCATCTATGCTGGCCAGCAAGCACCCAGAGCCAGAGCTCTCATTGTCGGCTCCCTCTCCCAGTGCCAACCTGATGGGCACTGTCTG
The Sebastes fasciatus isolate fSebFas1 chromosome 7, fSebFas1.pri, whole genome shotgun sequence genome window above contains:
- the fbxo46 gene encoding F-box only protein 46 produces the protein MDRDTFSHIRLWCPRPFGTYSQNKARSPGSGGSGGGGGGGGAGSPSLCKAEPSPGARRTVDGSEDGGMIVGVQEETGEEEDAGSENTPPEPELVPSSLTPSQAPPPSSAPPSPPSAGSQMEDGRVLLDTWYVIKPGNTKEKIAFFVAHQFSGAGQPRPSAMKVKGNWATDCSKAKRRRRCSSYDPPTRSQASEPNLSHDSSLAPPSSDEPPLGGVNETDLLSVAEMVALVEQRTAMALQGIVAVHGNQHQDESPNTTHSEGLTPHQHTLLRGTVSDPTPIVFVSDSSNGQPSKEAQELSSSPIQTDQELEEQQESLRVAQAIAHFESQNQENQFNLGAGPGTDSPSNRDREKERRKGGESGIVTPPPPPSHSHGEVRIAFRVSNLDPRSQLEPAGRSRCMFMSCGGGGNQAAARAKEKITCDLYQLVSPSSRDPSSLLLAATNAAPKPDGDLHHPDRPTCGSPDPTQEEKKAVGRERVTGFHVEVVVTGAVDQCVFFGKDSTENVQEETVCFAMPSGGGGSGGVGSSSDPSSDDPPPGQLFFLQPPRGPEEDVKGTGIGSGSGICSLDCANNNGPGAGVAVGSGERATRPDSPSVGEDCSDPSLCRLYRHVSHDFLEIRFQIQRLLEPRQYMLLLPDHIMVNIFSYLPTRSLAALKCTCHYFKVLIETYGVRAVDSRWNQDPLYRDDPCKQCKRQYERGDVSLCRWHPKPYHHDLPYGRSYWMCCRRTDKDTPGCRVGLHDNNWVQQPADGSQPIRAKREDRREEAR